The region TCCACGAGTTCATACTGAAGAACCAAATGGTGAAGTCGACGGCGGTTTCGGATGCGGGGATTACCAAGCAAACTTTATATGAGGTTGATCGCGCCTCGATGAATAGAGGCACTTATGATCGCGCAATGGAATCCTTGGACGCAGTGAATGCCGAGATTGCCAGCCTCGTTCACGAGTCATGGGGGCGCCGATTTGTCGGCTGACAAAAACGCAGGTTTTATGCAAAAAAACAAACGGCTAACGGCTGTTCGGAGCAAATGAGATGGCACGGAAAAATCTGCTCGAGGGACTTGCTGACCTGCCTGAAGATGGCGGCATGACATCCGCATACCCAATGCGGGGCGCGGGCAAGTCGCTCGTGCGTTCGCTGGACGACTTGGCAAAACAAGCTGATAAATTCCTCGAAGGCGAGGCAATCGTCGAACTCGATCCAGCACAAATTGAAGGCTCTTTTGTAAAGGACCGAATTTCAGACGACGACGGGGAGTATCGAGATCTGCTAGAAGCGATCCGAGTGCGTGGTCAGGACACCCCTATTCTCGTGCGGCCTCATGCGAAGGTCGATGGCCTCTATCAGGTCGTGTTCGGCCACAGACGAGTAAGAGCAGCAAGAGAACTCGGCAGAAAGGTCCGGGCTGTCGTCAAGGCAATTGACGATCGTGCGCATGTCATTGCCCAAGGGCAAGAAAATTCCGCGCGTGCGAATCTCTCTTTTATCGAACGGGCATTGTTCGCCAAGCGCCTCGATGATCTTGGTTATGGCCGAGAGGTGGCTTCCTTAGCATTGTCGGCGAATGCAGCCTCGATCTCGAAGATGATGACGGTCGCGGAGCGTATCTCAGCTGACGTCATAGAAAAAATTGGTGCAGCTCCTGGTGTGGGCCGAGAGCGTTGGGTCGAGCTTTCGCTTTTGGTCGGGAAATTCGCCAACGTCGGCAAGGTGTCCGAAGTTTTAAGCACGGATGGCTTTGACGCTTTAACGTCCGATGAGCGCTTTTCCTCTCTGTACAAGGCCCTCAACAGATCAGCTCGGCCTGTGAAGAAGGCGGAGACTTCGACTCACAAGGCGAAGTGGCAACCCCATGACAAGGCCGTGCAGGCTGAAATCAAGAATACGGGCAAAGCTTTTTCGCTCTCAATGAAAGCGAAGAATGCTGGCCGTTTCGGAGAATATCTTTCCCGCAATTTGGATGCGCTCTATGAGCAATTCCTAGAGGAGGGAAGCAAAGGAGACTGAAGCCGCAAAAGAAAAAGGCCCCCAAACGACCAAG is a window of Rhizobium jaguaris DNA encoding:
- the repB gene encoding plasmid partitioning protein RepB, yielding MARKNLLEGLADLPEDGGMTSAYPMRGAGKSLVRSLDDLAKQADKFLEGEAIVELDPAQIEGSFVKDRISDDDGEYRDLLEAIRVRGQDTPILVRPHAKVDGLYQVVFGHRRVRAARELGRKVRAVVKAIDDRAHVIAQGQENSARANLSFIERALFAKRLDDLGYGREVASLALSANAASISKMMTVAERISADVIEKIGAAPGVGRERWVELSLLVGKFANVGKVSEVLSTDGFDALTSDERFSSLYKALNRSARPVKKAETSTHKAKWQPHDKAVQAEIKNTGKAFSLSMKAKNAGRFGEYLSRNLDALYEQFLEEGSKGD